A region of Kribbella sp. NBC_01245 DNA encodes the following proteins:
- a CDS encoding ricin-type beta-trefoil lectin domain protein, with amino-acid sequence MRERRLLSRWLAPIAIAALVLTGAGVAEAQPAAAPTDAASLAAPLAASPGCGKAPTLTSGTHTIQSNGKTRSFILSVPDNYDNTRQHRLVFGFHWWGGTAQQVASGGSDGDVYAHYGLRRLANNTAIFVAPQGIGNGWANSGGEDVTFTDDMIRRIENDLCVDTAQRFALGFSYGGAMSYALACARATTFRAVAAIAAPGAISGCSGGTQPFAYMGIHGISDNIGAGRGLRDRFVRNNGCTAQNPPEPASGSRTHITTTYSGCRAGYPVVWAAFDGGHQQGPVDGCAGCESGARSWVKNEVWKFFTGDTTPTPTAFRLRSESAARCLDVSGANSANGTPMLVWDCHTNANQQFTRNGQSLQVLGKCLEVPINAGTGTPSRIWDCNGGANQQWNVNDNATITSVQGGLCLTAGGTANGSAVTVATCTTGANQRWTKA; translated from the coding sequence CTGGTTCTCACCGGCGCCGGCGTGGCCGAAGCCCAGCCGGCTGCCGCGCCCACGGACGCTGCTTCCCTTGCCGCGCCCCTTGCCGCGTCGCCCGGCTGTGGCAAGGCCCCGACGCTGACCAGCGGCACGCACACGATTCAGAGCAATGGCAAGACCCGCAGCTTCATCCTGAGCGTGCCCGACAACTACGACAACACTCGGCAGCACCGGTTGGTCTTCGGATTCCACTGGTGGGGTGGCACCGCGCAGCAGGTCGCCTCGGGTGGCAGCGACGGCGACGTCTACGCCCACTACGGACTGCGGCGGCTGGCGAACAATACGGCGATCTTCGTTGCGCCGCAGGGCATCGGCAACGGCTGGGCCAACTCCGGCGGCGAGGACGTCACCTTCACCGACGACATGATCCGGCGGATTGAGAACGACCTCTGCGTCGACACGGCACAGCGCTTCGCCCTCGGCTTCAGCTACGGCGGTGCCATGAGCTACGCACTCGCGTGTGCCAGGGCAACGACCTTCCGTGCGGTCGCGGCGATCGCAGCACCCGGCGCGATCAGTGGATGCAGCGGCGGCACTCAACCATTCGCGTACATGGGAATCCACGGCATCTCGGACAACATCGGCGCCGGACGAGGACTGCGGGACAGGTTCGTCCGCAACAACGGCTGTACCGCGCAGAACCCGCCAGAGCCGGCATCGGGCAGCCGTACTCACATCACCACCACCTACTCGGGGTGCCGTGCGGGATACCCAGTGGTCTGGGCCGCCTTCGACGGAGGTCACCAGCAAGGTCCCGTCGACGGGTGCGCCGGCTGTGAGAGCGGCGCCAGGAGCTGGGTCAAGAACGAGGTGTGGAAGTTCTTCACCGGAGACACGACACCGACCCCCACGGCGTTCCGGTTGCGTAGTGAGTCTGCCGCGCGGTGCCTGGACGTCAGTGGCGCGAACTCGGCCAACGGTACGCCGATGCTCGTTTGGGATTGCCACACCAATGCCAACCAGCAGTTCACCCGAAACGGCCAATCCCTGCAGGTACTGGGCAAATGCCTCGAGGTGCCCATCAATGCCGGGACCGGCACTCCATCGCGGATCTGGGACTGCAATGGCGGCGCCAACCAACAGTGGAACGTCAACGACAACGCCACCATCACGAGCGTCCAAGGCGGACTGTGCCTGACCGCCGGCGGCACCGCGAACGGCTCAGCCGTGACGGTTGCGACCTGCACCACCGGTGCCAACCAACGCTGGACCAAAGCCTGA